One part of the Flavobacterium johnsoniae UW101 genome encodes these proteins:
- a CDS encoding DUF1801 domain-containing protein, translating to MKQLDDFYIKQEEPIKEVFLALRNIILKQDKDITHVLKYGMPFFCYKEKMFCYLWIHKKSRQPYIGIVEGKHFEESFLIQEKRSRMKIMMLDVKEDLPLEQIELVIQKAVNLYKSGIIKV from the coding sequence ATGAAACAGCTGGATGATTTCTACATTAAACAGGAAGAACCAATAAAAGAGGTATTTCTGGCTTTGCGTAATATTATCTTAAAACAAGACAAAGATATTACGCACGTTTTAAAATACGGAATGCCATTTTTTTGTTATAAAGAGAAAATGTTCTGCTATTTATGGATTCACAAAAAAAGCAGGCAGCCGTATATTGGTATTGTCGAAGGAAAACATTTCGAAGAATCTTTTCTAATTCAGGAAAAACGTTCAAGAATGAAAATTATGATGCTGGATGTTAAGGAAGATCTTCCTTTGGAACAAATTGAATTAGTAATTCAAAAAGCAGTAAATCTGTACAAATCTGGAATAATAAAAGTTTAA
- a CDS encoding PhoH family protein codes for MNERIIELVDIAPKDFWGAQDSHLEIIKKYYPKLKIVARGTTLKAFGEKEVLDEFEKRFQRLMLHFTRYNNIDDNVIERVIMSDGQDEKKAYDHDKILVHGVGGKIVKAMTPNQQLLVDTIKKNDMVFAVGPAGTGKTYTGVAMAVKMLKDKEVKRIILTRPAVEAGENLGFLPGDMKEKLDPYMQPLYDALRDMIPNEKLEDYILKGIIQIAPLAFMRGRTLDNAFVILDEAQNTTHSQMKMFLTRMGKNAKFMITGDPGQVDLPRRTISGLKEALLVLKDIEGIGIIYLDDKDIVRHRLVKKVIDAYKQIENHD; via the coding sequence TTGAACGAAAGAATTATTGAGCTAGTAGACATCGCTCCAAAAGACTTTTGGGGCGCGCAGGATTCTCATCTTGAAATAATTAAAAAGTACTACCCAAAGCTTAAAATCGTAGCGCGAGGGACAACTTTAAAAGCCTTTGGCGAAAAAGAAGTTTTAGATGAATTCGAAAAGAGATTTCAGAGGCTTATGCTTCATTTTACCAGATACAACAACATTGATGATAATGTAATTGAACGTGTAATAATGAGTGATGGTCAGGATGAAAAAAAAGCATACGATCATGACAAAATATTAGTTCACGGTGTAGGCGGTAAAATAGTAAAAGCTATGACGCCTAACCAACAGCTGCTGGTAGATACAATTAAAAAAAACGATATGGTTTTTGCAGTTGGACCAGCCGGAACAGGAAAAACGTACACGGGAGTTGCAATGGCTGTAAAAATGCTGAAGGACAAAGAAGTAAAAAGAATCATATTAACAAGGCCGGCAGTAGAAGCAGGTGAGAACCTGGGATTTTTACCGGGAGATATGAAAGAAAAACTTGATCCTTATATGCAGCCGCTTTACGACGCATTGCGTGATATGATCCCTAATGAAAAGCTTGAAGATTATATCCTGAAAGGAATTATTCAGATTGCACCTTTGGCTTTTATGCGCGGGCGTACACTGGACAATGCTTTTGTAATTCTTGACGAAGCACAGAATACTACACATTCGCAGATGAAAATGTTTCTGACGCGTATGGGAAAAAACGCCAAGTTTATGATTACAGGTGATCCCGGACAAGTCGATTTACCGCGTAGAACAATCTCTGGTCTAAAAGAAGCTCTTTTGGTTCTGAAAGATATAGAAGGCATCGGAATTATCTATCTTGATGATAAAGATATCGTGCGCCACAGATTAGTGAAAAAAGTAATTGACGCTTACAAACAGATAGAAAATCACGACTAA
- a CDS encoding SAM hydrolase/SAM-dependent halogenase family protein has translation MSIITLTTDYGLKDHFVGSLKGKIISELPDARIIDISHDIDPFNTAEASYVIGASYLSFPKGTVHLIGVDIERNKENQHIAMQWNDHFFICADNGILSMLTQKIVPQKIVEINIHDRFPAEFSDLDIFIQVACHIAKGGLLNVIGKEIPTVKEVTELQAVVAADGNSLKGYVIYIDHFGNIVTNISKQQFLEVAKGRPYEIVMKPKSIKTILPNYSAIATSDKYPIKTYEGEKLAIFNEAGFLEIAIFRSNPSKVGSANSLLGLNYRDVITIKFS, from the coding sequence ATGTCAATAATTACCCTTACTACTGATTACGGCTTAAAAGACCACTTTGTTGGTTCGCTGAAGGGTAAAATCATTTCTGAACTTCCAGATGCAAGAATTATTGATATTTCACACGATATTGATCCATTCAACACAGCCGAAGCCAGTTACGTAATTGGGGCTTCTTATTTGAGCTTCCCAAAAGGTACTGTTCACTTAATAGGTGTTGACATCGAACGCAATAAAGAGAACCAGCATATTGCCATGCAGTGGAACGATCATTTCTTTATTTGTGCCGATAACGGAATCTTAAGTATGCTTACGCAGAAGATTGTACCGCAGAAGATTGTTGAAATTAATATTCATGATCGTTTCCCGGCTGAATTCAGTGATTTGGATATTTTTATTCAAGTGGCCTGCCACATTGCAAAAGGAGGTTTGCTGAATGTTATTGGTAAAGAAATCCCAACTGTTAAAGAAGTAACCGAATTACAAGCCGTTGTTGCTGCCGATGGAAATTCATTAAAAGGTTACGTTATTTATATTGACCATTTTGGAAACATAGTTACGAATATATCAAAACAGCAGTTTTTAGAAGTTGCAAAAGGGCGTCCGTATGAAATTGTAATGAAGCCAAAAAGCATTAAAACCATTCTGCCTAATTATTCGGCAATTGCAACTTCAGACAAATATCCTATCAAAACCTATGAAGGCGAAAAACTGGCTATTTTTAATGAAGCCGGTTTTCTCGAAATTGCCATTTTTAGAAGCAATCCTTCAAAAGTTGGTTCTGCAAATAGTCTGCTTGGTTTGAATTATCGTGATGTAATTACGATCAAGTTTTCATAA
- the gldG gene encoding gliding motility-associated ABC transporter substrate-binding protein GldG, giving the protein MKASNKLNLKTLGITIFILIVLNVLGSLFFHRFDLTKDKRYTLSETSLKIVKQVKNPLSIKIYMQGELPADFRRLQQETKQLLEEFQAYNNNIVFEFVNPMENENESMEMVKSLYQKGLTPVNITVDDKGKQSQAMVFPWAIAVYNNKEVNIPLLKNIMGASTTQKVIGSIQHLEYSIADAINKITKDRQKKVAIIKGNGELSEIHIGKLLRQIKESYYIGPFTLDSVAKDPNGTLDALKKYDLAIISKPTETFSDEEKQVLDQFIMNGGKTLWLIDQVDADMDSLYNDAGATLAYPRDLNLNDMFFKYGFRINPDLVKDENGSPIKLATGEQGSATQYQDFIWKFAPQVYPTSQHPIVKNLGGIKFDFASPIDTLKNGIKKTVLLQSSQYSKQIGTPSEINLNMVTEETSPKDYLNKGNLVLSVLLEGSFNSVFENRVLPFKESSFQAKGKPTKMIVVADGDIARNQLDKNMMPVELGYDQRTGNLYDNKDFMMNCVNYLLDDTGLINIRSKDVELPLLDKEKVYENYTTTQFITIGLPILILLVFGLVFTFIRKRKYSK; this is encoded by the coding sequence ATGAAAGCATCTAATAAATTAAATCTTAAAACATTAGGCATTACAATTTTTATTTTAATTGTTTTAAATGTTCTTGGAAGCTTATTTTTTCATCGTTTTGATTTGACCAAAGACAAACGATATACTTTATCTGAAACATCTTTAAAAATTGTAAAACAGGTTAAAAACCCGTTGTCAATTAAAATTTATATGCAGGGAGAACTTCCTGCAGATTTTAGACGTTTACAACAGGAAACCAAACAATTATTAGAAGAATTTCAGGCTTACAATAATAATATTGTTTTTGAATTCGTAAACCCAATGGAAAACGAAAACGAAAGCATGGAAATGGTAAAATCACTTTACCAAAAAGGTCTTACTCCTGTAAATATAACAGTTGACGATAAAGGAAAACAATCGCAGGCAATGGTTTTTCCGTGGGCAATTGCGGTTTATAACAACAAAGAAGTTAATATTCCCTTGCTGAAAAACATTATGGGAGCTTCTACTACTCAAAAAGTGATAGGATCTATTCAGCATTTAGAATATTCAATTGCTGATGCGATCAATAAAATTACGAAAGACAGACAAAAGAAAGTTGCTATTATAAAAGGAAATGGCGAATTGTCTGAAATTCATATAGGTAAATTATTAAGACAAATCAAAGAGAGTTATTACATTGGCCCTTTTACACTGGATTCTGTTGCGAAAGATCCAAACGGAACTTTAGATGCTCTTAAAAAATATGATTTAGCAATTATCTCTAAGCCAACAGAAACTTTCTCAGATGAAGAAAAACAAGTTCTGGATCAATTTATCATGAACGGCGGAAAAACATTATGGCTGATAGATCAGGTTGATGCAGATATGGACAGCTTATATAATGATGCCGGAGCAACACTTGCTTATCCAAGAGATTTGAATTTAAATGATATGTTCTTCAAATACGGTTTCAGAATTAATCCTGATTTGGTTAAAGACGAAAACGGAAGTCCAATAAAACTGGCAACCGGAGAACAAGGAAGTGCAACACAATATCAGGATTTTATCTGGAAATTTGCACCTCAGGTTTATCCAACAAGCCAGCATCCTATCGTAAAAAATCTGGGTGGCATTAAATTCGATTTTGCAAGTCCAATTGATACTTTGAAAAACGGAATTAAAAAGACGGTTTTATTACAATCGTCTCAATATTCAAAACAAATTGGAACACCTTCAGAAATCAATCTGAACATGGTAACCGAAGAAACGTCTCCTAAGGATTATCTGAACAAAGGAAATCTAGTCCTTTCAGTTTTATTAGAAGGAAGTTTTAATTCGGTTTTTGAAAATCGTGTACTGCCTTTTAAAGAAAGTTCGTTTCAGGCAAAAGGAAAACCAACTAAGATGATTGTCGTTGCCGATGGAGATATAGCCAGAAACCAATTAGACAAAAACATGATGCCTGTTGAGCTTGGTTACGATCAAAGAACAGGGAATCTTTATGATAATAAAGATTTTATGATGAACTGTGTAAATTATCTTCTTGACGATACAGGACTTATTAACATTAGAAGCAAAGATGTCGAACTGCCGTTATTGGATAAAGAAAAAGTTTACGAAAATTACACCACAACGCAATTCATAACTATCGGGCTTCCAATCCTTATTTTATTGGTTTTCGGATTAGTATTTACCTTTATCAGAAAAAGAAAGTACAGTAAATAG
- a CDS encoding putative quinol monooxygenase encodes MFVRIVKMSFHEEKIPDFLENFESVKDKIRNADGNRFLELYQDKNDKCIFFTYSYWETEADLENYRQSELFNTVWDFTKKLFNAKPEAWSVDKVVSLV; translated from the coding sequence ATGTTTGTTAGAATTGTAAAAATGAGTTTTCACGAAGAAAAAATTCCTGATTTTTTGGAGAATTTTGAATCTGTGAAAGATAAAATACGAAATGCAGACGGAAATCGTTTTTTAGAATTGTATCAGGATAAAAATGACAAATGTATTTTCTTTACTTACAGCTATTGGGAAACCGAAGCTGATTTGGAAAATTACAGACAATCTGAACTTTTTAATACAGTTTGGGATTTTACAAAAAAGTTATTCAATGCAAAACCGGAAGCCTGGAGCGTGGATAAAGTAGTTTCTTTAGTTTAA
- the gldF gene encoding gliding motility-associated ABC transporter permease subunit GldF produces MKSIILREIKSFFGSPIGYLVIAIFLISNGLFLWVFEGDYNILNTGYADLTPFFTLTPWILIFLIPAVTMRSFSDERKQGTLELLLTKPLSIWQIVNGKFLGSFFLIILAIIPTFIYVKVISSLGSPEGNIDMGSTIGSYFGLLFLIASYSAIGIFTSTLSENQIVAFIIAVFICFLFYFGFEGLASLVPGQSNIISAFGMQDHFKSMSRGVIDTRDVIYFLSISVLFLSFTVYQLKSFKA; encoded by the coding sequence ATGAAATCAATCATTTTAAGAGAAATAAAATCCTTTTTTGGTTCTCCTATCGGCTACTTGGTCATTGCGATTTTCTTAATCAGCAACGGGCTTTTTTTATGGGTATTTGAAGGAGACTACAATATATTGAATACAGGTTATGCTGATTTGACTCCGTTTTTCACTTTAACACCTTGGATTTTAATTTTTCTGATTCCGGCCGTTACAATGAGAAGTTTCTCTGATGAAAGAAAACAAGGAACGCTGGAATTGCTTTTAACCAAACCTTTATCGATCTGGCAGATTGTAAACGGAAAATTTCTGGGATCATTTTTCCTTATTATTTTAGCCATTATTCCAACCTTTATTTACGTAAAAGTAATTTCTAGTTTAGGTTCTCCGGAAGGTAATATCGATATGGGAAGCACAATTGGTTCTTATTTCGGATTGTTGTTTTTGATTGCTTCTTATTCTGCAATTGGAATCTTTACTTCTACTCTATCAGAAAATCAAATCGTTGCCTTTATTATTGCCGTATTTATATGCTTTCTGTTTTATTTCGGTTTCGAAGGACTGGCTTCATTAGTTCCGGGGCAATCAAATATCATTTCGGCATTTGGAATGCAGGATCATTTTAAAAGTATGAGCCGAGGCGTTATTGATACCCGCGATGTAATTTACTTTTTAAGTATCAGCGTTTTGTTTTTATCTTTTACCGTTTATCAATTAAAATCTTTTAAAGCGTAA